AAACATTTCGTGACATTGGtcaacaatgaaatattttcatttttacaaaaataagatTATCTTTTAGGTTATGTAACTACTTcacttttttatgttgtaaCAAGAACATAAACATGTCTTTAACAATATAGAGAGTATATTTTAACACCTACAAACAGTACCTATGtctcattataaaattttatctgtaaatacatattatgtacatacttATTTCTAACATGTACTATGATTAACGTAAACACCATGTCAAGTCAGTATGTAGATGTTGTCctgattattgttatttattccaGGTCTTCAAGACCATCCTATGGCGATGATGCAATCAGTTATGTACAACTGAAAAGAGAAGAGAATGTCTGCACAGTAAAGTGCAAGATTTGCCCGGAACATAAAGTCCATGCAAAGTTGTATGCAGTCACTTTGATAGTTGATGAAGATAATGAGAAAGTCATATCAGTTCAGTGTCATGATTGTGTTGCAGCTCAGGGTGGCTGTAAACACGCCATAGCTTTGCTAATGTGGGTCCATCGGCGAAGCGAAGAACCTTCATGTACTGAAGTACAGTGCTATTGGCTAAAATCAAAGCTCTCAAGAGTTGGCACtactttaaagtatatttcagcAAAAGAGTTAGCCAAAGGAAGCCCTATAGTGCCATCTAATCAAAAAGTTTTAGAAAGATTTTTAGAAGAAAGCAAGAAAAGAAAAACTTCCAactgtgaaatattaaaatatcaacatgATTATGTTTTTGATGACCTACTGAGTGCGTCAATGCACCATCTGGTATTGACATACAAAGAAGAGTGTCCTGATGTATTTTTAAGTAAGGTCAACTTGTctgttgaaattataaataaaattgaaaatcaaaCAAGGGACCAGTACAAAAATAATCTGTGGCATGAACTCAGATATGGCAGGATAACCGCTTCTAAAGCATTTGAAGTCAGTCGGTGCAAGACTGATGATGGTACACTCATTGCAACAATCATGGGGGGAAAAATAATAGACACACCAGCCATGAAACGTGGGAGGTATTTAGAAGCTCAAGTGAAAGATATAGTTAGCAAGAAGCTtgggaaaaaaataaaagatagtgGACTGTTCGTATCAAAAATGTATCCCATGTTAGCAGGTTCCCCTGATGGAATATGTGACGACTGTATTATTGAGATTAAGTGTCCCATAAgtgataaaacttatttaaattatgtaaataatggtAAACCGAGTAAAAAATGCTTTGCACAGATGCAGATGCAAATGTTTCTGAGTGGCATAAATAACTGTTACTTTTGTGTAGCAAACCCAAATTTTTGCATCAATAAAGAAGTAgaaattttatctataaaatttgatgaaagttaTATATCAGAATTTCTTGTTAGTGTTATTTCTTTTTGGAAATCCCATGTGTATccacttttatataaaagtatagaataggaaataaaagtatagaacagaaaataaaaaagtaatttgcttacataaatgtgttttatttaattagtgcaTCTTGTACATTTATCAAACCACAAGCTATAGTTATTACTTCATCAAGTACTTTAACTAAACTTAAGTTAAGACATGCATGGGGTTTTAACATGTTAAATTCTCGTATTCGTCGGATCAATCTTTCAACATGGATCCGCAAACTTGCAATTTGTTTTGTTTCCTTCGCTTCAGCTTTTGTAAGCTTAGCTCCAGAGACAACACTTGGAGGCCTTACTAACCGCACACCCATTTGTCTCAAATAAACTTCAATATGTTTGAAACCACGGTCTGCCATGACCCACATACCTGGTTgcaaacattttgaaaaatcaGATGTTTCGACAATACATGTGTCAGTAATTCGGCCTCCATAAccatttgatatataatttattagcccATTTGGAGTACAAGATACAAGATATTTTATAGTGTTTGCTTTCTTATAGTCTGACCAAGAAAGTGCTTGGTTTAAGGCCTTTGATGGCTTTTGGACTTCAATTTCCAAGCAGTCTATTAAACAAGtaactttactatatttatgcCTGAAAGCCAtaggtaaattttttttaattaagtctttatctaattttacaataaaaggaCGCAATACGCTTGCTATAacaggtatatttttaaaaaatattttgcttggATACGATTTATCCATGCCAAAATCATCAGCAAGTTCACGG
This window of the Vanessa cardui chromosome 5, ilVanCard2.1, whole genome shotgun sequence genome carries:
- the LOC124529605 gene encoding uncharacterized protein LOC124529605; amino-acid sequence: MEPGYIKATSSNLPRIDILMLGEFLASNKDFCSSEFRNVKTSLSSRPSYGDDAISYVQLKREENVCTVKCKICPEHKVHAKLYAVTLIVDEDNEKVISVQCHDCVAAQGGCKHAIALLMWVHRRSEEPSCTEVQCYWLKSKLSRVGTTLKYISAKELAKGSPIVPSNQKVLERFLEESKKRKTSNCEILKYQHDYVFDDLLSASMHHLVLTYKEECPDVFLSKVNLSVEIINKIENQTRDQYKNNLWHELRYGRITASKAFEVSRCKTDDGTLIATIMGGKIIDTPAMKRGRYLEAQVKDIVSKKLGKKIKDSGLFVSKMYPMLAGSPDGICDDCIIEIKCPISDKTYLNYVNNGKPSKKCFAQMQMQMFLSGINNCYFCVANPNFCINKEVEILSIKFDESYISEFLVSVISFWKSHVYPLLYKSIE